A window of Halomonas sp. H10-9-1 contains these coding sequences:
- a CDS encoding DUF3275 family protein: MITIPGQLAIKTIHGRNGDFNVGRLATSIGEFVVKNAELDQYREGKYDGDFVIVEIRPSTYNANGRMVIEIRAHLGGMTLSNIDALSRDEARRLSPQEVDPVDEEAQAPVPATPPAKPKAKPRSPRDPLVDTTPFGSEPAPVSAAASAEADDAALFGALWPLGETVKLDATVDRRVLRQQRDRLDKLGYEFAPLSQDWHLKAA, encoded by the coding sequence ATGATCACCATCCCCGGCCAACTGGCCATCAAGACCATCCACGGCAGGAACGGCGACTTCAACGTCGGCCGCCTGGCGACCTCGATCGGCGAGTTCGTCGTGAAGAACGCCGAACTCGATCAGTACCGCGAGGGCAAGTACGACGGTGATTTCGTCATCGTCGAGATTCGCCCCTCCACGTACAACGCCAACGGCCGCATGGTCATCGAGATCCGCGCCCATCTGGGCGGGATGACACTGTCCAACATCGACGCCCTGAGCCGCGACGAAGCCCGCCGGCTGAGTCCGCAGGAAGTCGATCCGGTCGACGAGGAGGCGCAGGCGCCCGTGCCGGCAACGCCCCCGGCCAAGCCGAAGGCGAAGCCGCGCAGTCCGCGTGATCCCCTGGTCGATACCACGCCGTTCGGCAGCGAACCGGCTCCCGTGTCCGCTGCGGCCTCGGCCGAGGCAGACGACGCGGCGCTGTTCGGTGCCTTGTGGCCCCTGGGCGAGACCGTGAAGCTCGATGCGACCGTGGATCGTCGTGTGCTGCGTCAGCAGCGCGACCGTCTCGACAAGCTGGGCTACGAGTTCGCTCCGTTGTCCCAGGACTGGCACCTCAAAGCTGCCTGA
- a CDS encoding STY4534 family ICE replication protein, with the protein MTTSTEKSYFDLHITGLGYLNRIREVKPKKGDAFLACDIAALNGPSDDVSYVRFDTRVSGSEAQHLVRRCIQAVDAEKKVMIGFRLGDLWADTFTYSKGKRAGEQGVSLKARLLFVSWIKVDGKLVYKAEPKPTETDERDPEVPVTSDAPAAQQASAPEPSKPDADAADDAADAPALAVAESF; encoded by the coding sequence ATGACCACTTCCACCGAAAAGTCCTACTTCGATCTGCACATCACCGGCCTCGGGTATCTCAATCGCATCCGCGAAGTGAAGCCCAAGAAAGGCGATGCGTTCCTGGCCTGCGACATCGCGGCTCTGAACGGTCCCAGCGATGACGTCTCGTATGTGCGTTTCGACACGCGCGTATCGGGTTCGGAAGCGCAGCACCTGGTGCGCCGCTGCATTCAGGCGGTCGACGCCGAGAAGAAGGTGATGATCGGCTTCCGCCTGGGCGACCTGTGGGCCGACACCTTCACCTACTCCAAGGGCAAGCGTGCCGGCGAGCAGGGGGTGAGCCTCAAGGCCCGCCTGCTGTTCGTCAGTTGGATCAAGGTCGACGGCAAGCTCGTCTACAAGGCCGAACCCAAGCCGACCGAGACCGACGAGCGCGACCCGGAAGTCCCTGTGACGTCCGACGCGCCCGCCGCGCAGCAAGCCTCGGCACCGGAGCCTTCCAAGCCCGACGCCGATGCTGCCGACGACGCTGCCGATGCCCCCGCATTGGCCGTTGCCGAGTCGTTCTGA
- a CDS encoding DUF3085 domain-containing protein, with the protein MTVRFKGTELRPVLAEAVANQCRVILVKDQGVYFLAERGERRPDGRQKTIAYAAGCNPDVDGFDDWWELARAEFGGDDFGEFFDPQEGVFARILRSEDDLDVSATTTHLSLQAVLPTPSGN; encoded by the coding sequence ATGACTGTTCGATTCAAAGGCACGGAGCTGCGGCCCGTGCTCGCCGAAGCGGTGGCGAATCAATGCCGCGTCATCCTGGTCAAGGATCAGGGCGTGTACTTCCTGGCCGAGCGCGGCGAGCGCCGACCCGATGGTCGCCAGAAGACCATCGCCTATGCCGCCGGCTGCAACCCGGATGTCGATGGCTTCGACGACTGGTGGGAACTGGCGCGTGCCGAGTTCGGCGGCGATGACTTTGGCGAGTTCTTCGATCCGCAGGAGGGCGTGTTTGCGCGCATCCTGCGCAGCGAGGACGACCTCGACGTGTCCGCTACCACGACACACCTGTCGCTGCAGGCGGTTCTTCCCACGCCCAGCGGTAACTGA
- a CDS encoding GTPase — protein MDTQAIRAQMPTLVVGHVPSNVRSFKFNIFDGQPKVSTLGFHIDPKPFEGKVIATTDEAIIVKTARAEFAVLDRTLVTEVPDEGAKVQVEPYVRRRFDGQRADTPEEQTEFTADGQPYTVKRFVLGSAPAKLPIPEPRCPELQELIVQLEQLPAPDGFRRITHLLVDASARDITWVDPLPADIIRTPPAIGFTVATMKFQGRVTVLYERGLDLYAVELHRDGELIERVDEVFFDILGETLERLIDDGSWRRIRVQCLSSRKAVRH, from the coding sequence ATGGATACCCAAGCCATCCGCGCACAGATGCCGACGCTCGTCGTCGGTCATGTGCCTTCCAACGTCCGTTCGTTCAAGTTCAACATCTTCGACGGCCAGCCCAAGGTTTCGACGCTGGGCTTTCACATCGACCCGAAGCCTTTCGAGGGCAAGGTCATCGCCACCACCGACGAGGCCATCATCGTCAAGACGGCACGGGCCGAGTTCGCGGTGCTCGATCGCACCCTCGTGACCGAAGTGCCCGACGAGGGCGCCAAGGTGCAGGTCGAACCCTATGTCAGACGCCGCTTCGACGGTCAGCGGGCGGACACGCCCGAGGAGCAGACCGAGTTCACCGCCGACGGCCAGCCCTACACGGTGAAGCGGTTCGTGCTCGGTTCCGCACCGGCGAAGCTGCCGATCCCCGAGCCGCGCTGCCCCGAGCTGCAGGAACTGATCGTCCAACTGGAGCAGTTGCCCGCTCCCGATGGTTTCCGGCGCATCACCCACCTGTTGGTGGATGCCAGTGCGCGGGACATCACCTGGGTCGATCCGCTGCCCGCCGACATCATCCGCACGCCACCGGCCATCGGCTTCACCGTCGCCACGATGAAGTTCCAGGGTCGCGTCACCGTGCTGTATGAGCGTGGCCTCGACCTCTACGCGGTGGAGCTGCACCGCGACGGCGAGCTGATTGAACGGGTCGATGAGGTGTTCTTCGACATCCTCGGCGAGACGCTGGAACGGCTGATCGACGACGGGAGCTGGAGGCGCATCCGCGTGCAGTGCCTGTCGAGTCGCAAGGCTGTCCGGCACTGA
- a CDS encoding ABC transporter substrate-binding protein — MSHFKNPFVRGYDGLSVQRLLAISYDDDCPLSYLPLHISQSHLPDSQVERHACVFCDDFALITEGQNVPPELDAQCPSHGIARNLVYAVMAEEAGQPLHVGDTYSEEAAREVVRRLRFETGFYSRAWEISSAHITEEAGRFLAELADIATPSGFLFVAFRIPYSPAVGMKLIATPWTDANLQHVESITAEELRQEHRAKGMPESLVEVLHLAALADVRLLIFDADAPVLDGLTLYDDE; from the coding sequence ATGTCCCATTTCAAAAACCCCTTCGTCCGCGGCTACGATGGCCTGTCCGTGCAACGGCTGCTGGCGATTTCCTACGACGACGACTGCCCGCTGAGCTATCTGCCGCTGCACATCTCGCAGTCGCACCTGCCGGACAGCCAGGTCGAGCGCCATGCCTGCGTCTTCTGCGACGACTTCGCGCTGATCACCGAGGGCCAGAACGTGCCGCCCGAGCTGGACGCGCAGTGCCCCAGCCACGGCATCGCCCGAAACCTCGTCTACGCCGTCATGGCCGAAGAAGCCGGCCAGCCGCTGCACGTCGGCGATACCTACTCCGAGGAAGCCGCGCGCGAGGTGGTACGCCGCCTGCGCTTCGAGACCGGGTTCTACAGCCGTGCCTGGGAAATCAGTTCGGCGCACATCACCGAGGAGGCCGGTCGCTTCCTCGCCGAACTGGCGGACATCGCCACGCCGAGCGGTTTTCTGTTCGTGGCCTTCCGCATTCCCTACAGCCCGGCGGTCGGCATGAAGCTGATCGCCACGCCCTGGACGGATGCGAACCTGCAGCATGTCGAGAGCATCACCGCCGAAGAGCTGCGGCAGGAGCACCGGGCCAAGGGCATGCCGGAGTCCCTCGTGGAAGTGTTGCACCTGGCTGCGCTCGCCGACGTGCGGCTGCTGATCTTCGATGCCGACGCGCCCGTGCTGGACGGACTGACGCTCTACGACGACGAGTAA